The sequence ATCAATGGATATTATGATGCATTGATCACACTTTTTGATCGCATGGCAGAAGAAGAACTACTGAAACCGATCAACCGACGTATGGTATTGGTAGATTCAGATCTGCCTGTACTTATTGAAAAAATGCGTACCTATCAGGCACCATCCCTTCCACCCTGGCTTAGTGAAAGCCAGATATAGTATTTCTGAATGTATTTTCCAGACAACAGAACCATACTGACCACCTGTATGTATACTTTTTCTGAAATTAAGATAGCTCTGTCAGAAAGTTTGGCCAAAATAGAACAGTTTATTCAGACCGTTTCTCCTGCAATCCTGCATGCGAAACCTACTGTCAAATGGAGCATAGCGGAAGAACTTTTTCATCTGATCAGTTCAGATATGGGTAGTGCACAAGCCTTCTGCCAGTCAGTAGCGACACTTCGTGAAACCAAACACAATCTCCGGAATTACAATGAGATAATAACAGAATACAGAGAGAAATATGCAACTGGCGGTACAGTTATTCCAACACGTCTTATCCCCAATGAAGAAACACACAACAGGCAGCAGATGCAGTTTCTGGATGATTTTAGCAAAGCAGCCAGTGCCTTACAACAAAGTCTGAGTACATGGACTGAAGATACACTGGATCTGTTTACAGTCTGGAAACATCCACTGCTTGGACCTGTTACGGCCCGTGAAATGTTGTTTTTTACCATCTTTCACAACCGTCATCATCTAGCCTCTATGCAGGCTAAACAGACCTGTCTGGAAAACAATGCGAAAATGTAATTTTTTTGCAATTACATTTGTTCCCAATCAAAGCGGGCTTTTATTTCAAAAAAGATACTATTTTTGGCCCGTCAATTTTAAAGGACTTCGGTTGCCCACCTGACAGGAACTATCTTTCAAAAAAAGCAACTCTGGTCAGCAATCAACCATTCAACTAATCAATCATTTAACATTAACAAAATGGCACAATACGATCTTATTGTCATTGGTAGCGGTCCGGGAGGATATGTTGCAGCAATTCGCGCATCTCAACTCGGTATGAAGGTAGGTGTAGTAGAGAAAGCAGAGTTAGGTGGCATCTGTCTGAACTGGGGCTGCATCCCAACCAAAGCATTATTGAAAAGTGCACAAGTATTTGAATACATTCACCACGCCAAAGATTACGGAATTGAAGTAAAAGATGCTAAAGCTGACTTTACAGGGATGGTAAAGCGTAGTAGAGAAGTAGCTTCAGGTATGAACAAGGGTGTGCAATTTCTGTTCCGTAAAAATAAAATAGATACGATTGTAGGTACAGGTAAAGTTCTTCCTGGTAAGAAAGTAGAAGTAACTGATGCAGATGGAAAGAAAGCTACTCATGAAGCCAAACACATCATTATAGCTACAGGAGGACGCGCCAGAGAACTTCCTAATATTAAAATTGACAATGATAAGATCATAGGTTATCGTAAAGCCATGGTACTTGACAAACAACCTGCCTCAATGGTTGTAATTGGTTCTGGTGCTATTGGTGTTGAGTTTGCCTATTTCTATAACTCTATTGGTACCAAAGTAACCATTGTTGAGTTCATGCCACGCATTGTACCTGTTGAGGATGAAGAGGTTTCCAAACAACTGGAACGCGAATACAAAAAACTGGGTATCGAAATTATGACCAATGCATCTGTAGAGTCAGTAGATACCAAAGGACAAGGATGTAAAGTATCTGTGAAAACCCAGACTGGTAATGTAACTATCGATTGCGATATTGTATTGTCAGCTGTTGGAGTTACAGCCAATATCGAAAACATTGGTCTGGAAGAAGTAGGGATCAAAACAGACAAAGGCAAAATCGTTACAGATGAATACTATCGCACCAATGTAGAAGGATACTACGCTATTGGTGACGTTCTTGCATCACAGGCTCTTGCACACGTTGCGTCTGCCGAAGGTATCATCTGCGTTGAGAAAATTGCCGGACAACATCCACATCCATTGAACTACAATAACATTCCGGGCTGTACTTATTGCTCACCAGAAATCGCTTCTGTAGGATATACTGAGCAGAAAGCAAAAGAAGCTGGTTATGAAGTGAAAGTAGGTAAGTTTCCATTTACTGCTTCTGGTAAAGCAAAAGCCGCTGGCGCCAGCGAAGGTTTTGTAAAGGTGATCTTTGATGCCAAATATGGCGAATGGTTAGGTGCTCACCTGATCGGACATAATGTAACAGAAATGATTGCGGAAGTAGTAGTAGCCCGTAACCTGGAAACTACCGGACACGAAATCATTAAATCTGTTCACCCTCACCCAACCATGTCAGAAGCGATCATGGAAGCAGCAGCAGCAGCTTATGGTGAGGTGATTCACATCTAATCTTTTGAATCAACTAGACAAAGAGGTAGCCTTACATAAGACTACCTCTTTTCTTGTATAGAATTATTGATTGGCAAGCATTATTTTCTGTAACTCCAACCAGAACTCATCATATACATCCTGAATCGGTGAATAAAAGAATGTTCCCTGGTTCATGCAAACAATCAGATAGGTTTGTTTATCTGGAAAGTAGTACATTTTTGCAGAAGCTCCACCTGCGGTTCCCCCATGTCCAAAGCCATCTCCATAGTCAGATTTCATATAGGTCAGTCCCAGACCATATTCGGGCCTATCCGGATCTTTACGGGTATGCACCCAGGCAGTCATTTGCATCAGAGATGATTCACTAACCAGCTTATTAGTAACTAATGCGTCCAGAAACAGATACATATCATATGGTGTTGCTACAATGCCATCATCCCCACTATAGGTAGGCAATAAATGCTTCATTATAGAGGAAATATTTTCCAGTTTA is a genomic window of Xanthocytophaga agilis containing:
- a CDS encoding DinB family protein, whose amino-acid sequence is MYTFSEIKIALSESLAKIEQFIQTVSPAILHAKPTVKWSIAEELFHLISSDMGSAQAFCQSVATLRETKHNLRNYNEIITEYREKYATGGTVIPTRLIPNEETHNRQQMQFLDDFSKAASALQQSLSTWTEDTLDLFTVWKHPLLGPVTAREMLFFTIFHNRHHLASMQAKQTCLENNAKM
- the lpdA gene encoding dihydrolipoyl dehydrogenase, whose product is MAQYDLIVIGSGPGGYVAAIRASQLGMKVGVVEKAELGGICLNWGCIPTKALLKSAQVFEYIHHAKDYGIEVKDAKADFTGMVKRSREVASGMNKGVQFLFRKNKIDTIVGTGKVLPGKKVEVTDADGKKATHEAKHIIIATGGRARELPNIKIDNDKIIGYRKAMVLDKQPASMVVIGSGAIGVEFAYFYNSIGTKVTIVEFMPRIVPVEDEEVSKQLEREYKKLGIEIMTNASVESVDTKGQGCKVSVKTQTGNVTIDCDIVLSAVGVTANIENIGLEEVGIKTDKGKIVTDEYYRTNVEGYYAIGDVLASQALAHVASAEGIICVEKIAGQHPHPLNYNNIPGCTYCSPEIASVGYTEQKAKEAGYEVKVGKFPFTASGKAKAAGASEGFVKVIFDAKYGEWLGAHLIGHNVTEMIAEVVVARNLETTGHEIIKSVHPHPTMSEAIMEAAAAAYGEVIHI